In Halodesulfovibrio sp. MK-HDV, the DNA window GTCCTGAAATCATATTGCAAATTTCGCCAACAGCATCTTTTGTGTCAGAAATAATATCCTGCACATCATCGCCGAGCATTGCGCGAACAAGGGCAACAGCGCATTTTTTGGTGAAGGTTACAGAAATACTTCCGCGTCTTTCTCCAGTAATGCCAATAATTGCAGATACATCACCGCATGCAATATTGTCTTTTTTTACAAATGGTGCACTTGGAACAGGGGTGATACCAGCCATTGTGGTAAGTACGTTGTTTGTTGCGCTAATAAAAGGTTTAGCAAAAGTAACGTCAGAATTCATAGCAGCTCCTATGGCAGTACCGCGGTACATTAATGAGTTTTTTGAGTTGAAGGCGCCACAAAAGACTCATTACGTGTCGATAACTTCTTCTTTTTCAAAAAGAGTACATAAAAAATTATATTCGTAACAGTAACGTCTGTGGGATGGCTCTATCCACCAAAGGTAGAAAAATGTGATAGTTACAACGTTAGGTCGTTCTACAGGAGAAGCCGTTTGTGGTAAAGCAAAAGGTATTAAGAGATGTTAATGCGCCGATAATGTTTCATATCTCGCCGTTTATATTCAATGCGCAATAAAAAAGCACTGTCTTTGTAAAGACAGTGCTTTTGTGTCTTGAAAAACGAGCTATTCTTCGTACATGATACAGTTAACTGGACAGGTATCGATTGATTCTTCAACACAATCGTCTGTACAGTCTTCGTTTAATAC includes these proteins:
- a CDS encoding chemotaxis protein CheX yields the protein MNSDVTFAKPFISATNNVLTTMAGITPVPSAPFVKKDNIACGDVSAIIGITGERRGSISVTFTKKCAVALVRAMLGDDVQDIISDTKDAVGEICNMISGQARAGLADMGYKFDGSTPSVIMGDNHTISHVTSSPVIAVPFSTAHGEFTIEFCFG